One region of Bdellovibrionota bacterium genomic DNA includes:
- the recJ gene encoding single-stranded-DNA-specific exonuclease RecJ, translating to RFAYHGVLPQLSAAAEATGGVMPSSWRLIETDDRAVRELASTLALPEPVVRVLFTRGFSKEDSIDRFLRKSMADLENPTVLSGMKEAVGRLVKAIRNHEKILVHGDFDADGITSTALLIAFLRDIGADVTPFIPNRLLEGHGISRRAMDLASSSGVRLLITCDCGSSNISEISELAKAGIDTIVTDHHEPPQELPPGLVIVNPKLSRGSGAQDDLSGVGVAFMLAVALRARLREEGYFVDRTEPNLKNYLDIVALGTLADMAPLCGQNRILVSHGLDQLRVSSRPGVEAMREKAGLSPSAVIHADDVGFRLAPRINAAARLGHADQALELLLTDRFGRAEELAAQLEAWNTERKELETRMTRLATFDAERQITEGANVVIVSSEDFHPGVIGLVAQKLAQRFGIPAFVFSLQGDEAKGSARSRSGVDLVTALRGCASILVGFGGHREAAGCTLERKRLHEFSQQFRREVALQAVYAAQEILIDAELNLGQVNDRFLTDLNRLRPFGIGNPEPVFRTTAKVLGTPREMGKDHVRVTLHDGAGPTYSAIGFGMYRSIGSFLKGTVQVVYTPEENFWQGRREVRIKLRDVRSV from the coding sequence CGCTTCGCCTATCACGGTGTACTTCCACAACTATCTGCAGCGGCGGAAGCGACTGGCGGCGTGATGCCGTCTTCTTGGCGCCTGATTGAAACCGACGACCGCGCCGTACGGGAATTGGCTTCGACCTTAGCACTACCGGAACCGGTGGTGCGCGTGTTGTTCACCCGCGGTTTTTCGAAAGAGGACTCGATCGATCGGTTTCTTCGAAAATCGATGGCCGATTTGGAAAATCCCACGGTGCTGTCGGGAATGAAAGAAGCCGTGGGTCGCCTGGTCAAAGCGATTCGGAACCACGAAAAAATCTTGGTTCACGGGGATTTTGACGCGGACGGAATTACATCGACAGCTCTCCTCATTGCTTTTCTCCGGGACATCGGAGCGGACGTAACCCCTTTTATCCCGAACCGATTGCTCGAAGGACACGGGATATCTCGCCGGGCCATGGATCTCGCGAGTTCTTCGGGTGTTCGTTTGTTGATTACCTGCGATTGCGGAAGCTCGAACATCTCGGAAATCTCCGAGCTTGCGAAAGCCGGAATCGACACGATTGTGACCGACCATCACGAACCGCCGCAGGAGCTTCCTCCCGGACTGGTGATTGTAAATCCCAAACTGTCGCGCGGGAGCGGCGCGCAGGACGATCTTTCGGGCGTCGGCGTGGCGTTCATGTTGGCCGTTGCGCTGCGGGCCCGATTACGTGAGGAAGGGTACTTCGTGGATCGGACCGAACCGAATCTGAAAAACTATCTCGATATCGTTGCGTTGGGGACATTGGCGGACATGGCACCTCTCTGCGGTCAGAATCGGATTCTCGTATCCCACGGATTGGATCAGCTCCGCGTTTCGAGTCGCCCGGGAGTGGAAGCGATGCGAGAGAAGGCCGGCTTATCCCCATCCGCCGTAATCCATGCGGATGATGTCGGTTTTCGTTTAGCACCACGGATCAATGCCGCGGCTCGTCTGGGTCACGCGGATCAGGCGCTCGAACTTCTCTTAACGGATCGATTCGGGCGCGCCGAGGAATTGGCGGCCCAATTGGAAGCGTGGAATACGGAGCGCAAGGAACTTGAAACACGTATGACCCGTTTGGCGACCTTCGATGCAGAACGTCAGATCACCGAAGGAGCTAACGTTGTGATCGTTTCATCGGAAGACTTTCATCCGGGCGTGATCGGTCTGGTCGCGCAAAAACTTGCGCAAAGGTTCGGCATCCCCGCATTTGTTTTTTCACTGCAGGGCGACGAAGCAAAGGGTTCCGCGCGAAGTCGCTCGGGCGTCGATTTAGTGACCGCACTTCGCGGTTGCGCCTCCATCTTGGTTGGATTTGGCGGACATCGAGAAGCTGCGGGCTGTACGCTCGAGAGAAAACGTCTTCATGAATTTTCCCAACAATTCCGGCGAGAAGTGGCTCTGCAAGCGGTTTACGCAGCGCAGGAGATTCTAATTGACGCGGAGCTTAATTTGGGGCAGGTAAATGATAGGTTCCTTACGGATCTCAATCGGTTGCGTCCGTTTGGGATTGGAAATCCGGAGCCGGTCTTCCGTACTACGGCGAAGGTCCTGGGCACGCCGCGAGAGATGGGAAAAGACCACGTGCGGGTGACGTTGCACGATGGAGCGGGGCCGACATATTCGGCGATTGGTTTTGGAATGTACCGTTCGATCGGATCGTTCTTGAAAGGAACTGTCCAGGTGGTTTACACGCCGGAGGAGAACTTCTGGCAGGGACGTCGAGAGGTTCGAATCAAACTTCGAGACGTTCGAAGTGTCTGA
- a CDS encoding VOC family protein, whose product MAKKANWIPEGYHAVTPYLTIRNAAKALEFYKKAFGAEELTRMPGPGGSLMHAEIKIGDSIVMMGEEAPDRGQKSPQGLNGTPVGLFIYVKDVDKAFQRAADAGAKAIMPVADMFWGDRYGQLEDPFGHRWSLGTHKEDLTPAEIEKRAQAFFCK is encoded by the coding sequence ATGGCGAAAAAAGCGAACTGGATTCCGGAAGGATATCATGCCGTCACGCCTTATTTGACCATCCGAAACGCGGCGAAGGCGCTGGAGTTTTATAAAAAGGCGTTCGGAGCCGAAGAATTGACGAGAATGCCCGGGCCGGGCGGCTCGTTGATGCACGCGGAGATCAAAATCGGCGATTCGATCGTCATGATGGGAGAGGAAGCTCCGGATCGAGGGCAGAAATCCCCTCAAGGTCTAAACGGCACGCCCGTCGGCCTTTTTATATATGTAAAAGACGTCGACAAGGCGTTTCAACGCGCCGCCGATGCCGGAGCGAAAGCAATTATGCCCGTCGCCGACATGTTTTGGGGAGACCGATACGGTCAATTGGAAGATCCGTTCGGGCACCGCTGGTCCCTGGGCACTCACAAGGAAGATCTGACGCCGGCGGAGATTGAGAAACGAGCCCAGGCATTTTTCTGTAAATAG